Proteins encoded together in one Phoenix dactylifera cultivar Barhee BC4 unplaced genomic scaffold, palm_55x_up_171113_PBpolish2nd_filt_p 000884F, whole genome shotgun sequence window:
- the LOC120107511 gene encoding peroxidase 12-like, translating to MASSSSLALLLLLSSLAVFCTLSEAESSPPIVKGLSWSFYESSCPKLELIVGNYLKNAFQKDIGLAAGLLRVHFHDCFVQGCDASVLLDGSASGPGEQQAPPNLTLRPAAFKAINELRALIDKQCGRVVSCADVAALAARDSVHLSGGPNYPVPLGRRDGLNFATQQATLASLPAPFSNVTVLLSALAKLKLDSTDLVALSGGHTIGIGHCTSFDNRLFPTQDPIMDKTFANSLRRTCPAKNTVNTTVLDIRSPNTFDNKYYVDLMNRQGLFTSDQDLYTDSRTRSIVTSFAVNQALFFEKFASAMIKMGQLSVLTGTQGEIRANCSARNAGSRSGVLESLVDGEGEMAVF from the exons atggcttcctcttcttccctagctctcctatTGCTTCTCTCTTCACTTGCAGTCTTCTGTACACTATCAGAAGCCGAGAGCTCTCCTCCCATAGTGAAGGGCCTGTCATGGAGCTTCTACGAGTCCAGCTGCCCAAAGCTGGAGCTCATCGTGGGTAACTACTTGAAGAATGCCTTCCAGAAGGACATCGGCCTCGCCGCCGGCCTCCTTCGAGTCCACTTCCACGACTGCTTCGTCCAG GGGTGTGATGCGTCGGTGTTATTGGATGGGTCGGCGAGCGGGCCGGGGGAGCAGCAGGCGCCGCCCAACCTGACGCTGAGGCCGGCGGCGTTCAAGGCCATCAACGAACTCCGGGCTCTTATAGACAAGCAATGCGGTCGGGTCGTCTCCTGCGCCGACGTCGCCGCTCTCGCTGCCCGTGACTCCGTCCACCTG TCCGGTGGGCCTAACTACCCCGTTCCCTTAGGCCGCCGTGACGGCCTCAACTTCGCCACCCAGCAAGCCACCCTCGCCAGCCTCCCTGCCCCCTTCTCCAACGTCACCGTCCTCCTCTCAGCCTTGGCCAAGCTCAAACTCGACTCCACCGACCTCGTCGCCCTCTCCGGCGGCCACACCATCGGCATCGGCCACTGCACCTCCTTCGACAACCGCCTCTTCCCCACCCAGGATCCCATCATGGACAAGACCTTCGCCAACTCCCTCCGCCGCACCTGCCCGGCCAAGAACACCGTCAACACCACCGTTCTCGATATCCGGTCCCCCAACACCTTCGACAACAAGTACTACGTCGATCTCATGAACCGGCAAGGCCTCTTCACGTCGGACCAGGACCTGTACACCGACTCCAGGACCCGGTCTATCGTCACGAGCTTCGCCGTGAACCAGGCTTTGTTCTTCGAGAAGTTTGCGTCGGCCATGATCAAAATGGGGCAGCTGAGCGTACTGACGGGGACGCAGGGGGAGATCCGGGCCAACTGCTCGGCACGCAATGCTGGGTCACGGAGTGGGGTGTTGGAGTCTTTGGTGGACGGAGAAGGGGAGATGGCTGTGTTTTAG